The Salvia miltiorrhiza cultivar Shanhuang (shh) chromosome 1, IMPLAD_Smil_shh, whole genome shotgun sequence genome has a window encoding:
- the LOC131017599 gene encoding (+)-neomenthol dehydrogenase-like isoform X1, with product MELNHPPTRYAVVTGANKGIGFETVRQLAAAGVTVVLTARNEKRGVEAVNLLHQSGLSNVLFHQLDVQDAHSIHCLAQFIQTRFQSLDILVNNAGASGVHVDEDGLRAKNIDTEIWLAGKAVDMIQDVMKTTYDSAKQCIQTNYYGVKNLTEALLPLLQRSTSGARIVNVTSLRGELWRVPDERRREELGDVENLTEEKIDKILEQFLQDVQRDAIEANGWQKMLPAYSISKVTLNAYTRLVAKKHLNMYVNCVHPGYVDTDINWHTGPMTVEDGARGSVMLALLPDGGPTGCYFDQTNVAHF from the exons ATGGAGCTCAATCACCCACCCACGCG ATACGCGGTGGTCACCGGAGCAAACAAGGGCATTGGTTTCGAGACAGTCCGGCAGCTGGCGGCGGCCGGCGTCACCGTGGTTTTGACGGCCAGAAATGAGAAGCGGGGCGTGGAAGCCGTCAACCTGCTGCACCAATCGGGTCTCTCCAATGTACTATTCCATCAGCTTGACGTACAAGATGCCCACAGCATACACTGCCTCGCCCAATTCATCCAAACGCGATTCCAAAGCCTCGATATTTTG GTTAACAATGCTGGAGCTTCTGGGGTACATGTTGATGAAGATGGCTTAAGGGCTAAAAATATTGACACCGAAATATGG CTCGCAGGAAAGGCAGTGGACATGATTCAAGACGTTATGAAAACCACCTATGACTCGGCAAAACAATGCATTCAGACCAATTACTATGGCGTCAAGAACCTAACCGAGGCGCTTCTTCCTTTGCTGCAGCGCTCCACCTCAGGAGCCCGGATCGTCAATGTTACTTCCCTGAGGGGAGAACTATGG CGCGTCCCTGATGAGCGGAGAAGGGAAGAACTCGGAGATGTAGAGAACCTAACGGAGGAGAAAATCGACAAAATCCTGGAACAGTTTCTGCAGGATGTGCAACGAGATGCGATTGAAGCCAACGGATGGCAGAAGATGCTACCGGCTTACAGCATATCAAAGGTAACCCTAAATGCCTATACCAGACTTGTTGCTAAGAAGCATCTGAATATGTATGTAAACTGTGTGCACCCGGGATACGTGGACACCGATATCAACTGGCACACGGGGCCAATGACCGTGGAAGACGGGGCTCGAGGCTCCGTCATGCTGGCTCTACTACCCGACGGAGGTCCTACCGGATGCTACTTCGACCAAACAAATGTTGCTCACTTCTGA